GTGATATCGATCAGATCGTATAGGCCAAAGTCGACACTCTCTCTATAGTTAAAAGTAAGGTCCAGCTTTACGCCGTCAATGCTCGGCCCACTTAATTCGCTACATGCATCCAACCACTCCGGGTCTGACTGACAGCCATAGCCACCGGCAAAACTTGCCACATCATTACCATCATTCAGCACTTCCCCTGAGCGATAGGTATAAACAAACGTATCATTATCATCGTCGACTACGGCCTCAGTGTACTCCGCGAAAGGCTCGAAGGTGTAACCACTACCGGCCTCATAACGATGATGAATCGTTGTGGTGAAACCTGCGATCTGGTACGTCTCCTGGATATGAAGCGGCACTACATGGGTTAACTCAAAACTATCGATCCCCCCAGCCACCAAAAAGTCGCCCTCCTCATTGATCGTCATATCGAGCTCACCATAGACAAACCGCTCACCAACCAGCTCTCCGGTTCCTTGCGCAGCCTCTACGCTATCAACCTGCATTATAAAAGGCAGGGTAAACGCCTGAGCATTCGCCGCCAAGCCGAGCAATGACACTAACAGTAGTTTTTTCATCGTATATTCCTTTATTTTTATCTTATTTGTAATATCACCATGCACATCTAACCATCACACTATATTTACAACGCAAGTACTAAGCCAACTGATAGAAAGCGCTCAATTCGGCTTATTAACTCTGGTATTTTTTAGCAGAAAACCACTAGCCTGTAAGCTTTATCGGCGTCGACAAAGGCGGATTAAAAAACTCAATATTCATCACTACAATTAACGAAAGAGAATATTGAGCGGATACCACCAAGAAATAAAGCGCTAAGAATTACGCTCAGGAGGCAATACGGTTTCTTCGGCGTGCAAGTATGCCGAAGCCTGCCAGAGCCGAGCTAAACAGCCACACTGCACCGGGGACCGGCACCTGCGATACAGGCAGGTTTTCACACATCTGCGACCAATTTATATCACAATCAACCACAATCCCCTGTGAAGAAGGCTCGGATGGCGAAGGCGATGTTGTGGGCTCTAGCTCGTCAGCAATATCAGATATGGGTTGCGCTGACCCCCAGGCGACGAACGCTCCTGTACCGTAAAAAAAGCTTAACTTCTCTGAATAAGCGCCTCCTGTTGTAATATCAGTAAACACTAAAAAGTCCAATATTGTTGGTTCACTCTCCACCCAATGAACTAAAAGCACCAGTCCATAGGCGTCAATAGCCGTTCCTGAAACCCCCTCACAGCCCTCCACGGCCGCAGAACTTGACTGACAGTTATAACCTCCATCAAACGACGACATCTCACCACTATCAGCCCCGCCAGTAAAAGCAAGATAAGCAAAGCCGTCTAACTCCCCCTCATCTCTATCCTCGATATCAAAAGAGGTCGTGTTAAACGTATAGCGACTACCCTGTTCGTAGGTATGAGCAATATGGACCTGCTCATCACCCTGGAACGATTCTTCAACTGTCAACGCTTCAACATAAGTCATACTAAAGCTATTAATGCCAAAAAGTTCTCCCTCCCCTATATCCGTATCAATATCCAGTTCGGCAAAAATAGCCCCTTCATTCGCACTTATTGCCTCTCCTCCCTGGGTGATTACATCCAGCACCTGCATATCAAAAGTGATGATCTCTGCTTGAGCACTCGCCGCCAGAGAAATCATTGTCGCCATCAGTAGTTTTTTCATCGTATATTCCTTTATTTTTATAATCTATTCCATACAGACTCGCGATTTTGACTACTACGCCTGCTTTATAACGCAATTATTACGCCAACGGCACTCATTACACTGAGTAGTTAAATTGCCCGTCTTTGGCACAGGAAAAAGGACAATACTCTGTAAGTAATATCGGCAGTATAAATGCGATATTTGACTTTATTAAAAAGACAAACTACCGATTCAACAATGCGCTTCCCTGCACGCCCCCGCCTAACAACGAGTTATTCCATTACCCCCTAAACCCCCCTCAGATTAAGGGGCGCAGAATCGAGCGCCTCGCATACGCTTATGCCTTTCCGTTCACCCACGTTAAGAATCAAGGACGATTCATGGAACTTAATCAGGATAACTATACCTATCTGGCTTTAAATCATTGCGACATACAGCTCTCGCCCGCCGAGGTGCTGCAGCTGAATGCGCTGCCAATGATTCCCTTTAAACACTCCTTACATAACGACAACAATTTTGGTTATCAGATTTTTTTGTCGGGGTATTCGAACTCTGTTTTTGAAAGAGAGATGTCATCTGACTATGCAAACAACCTTGAAACAAGTATTGATCGACTAAAATCAGAACCCAGACCGAGCAACAGCCACACCCTTAAGGGCAGTACCGACACCTACAGTATAAACAGCAGTTACTACCGCATTGACTATCGTATCTATAGCGGTCAAATCACCATATTTAATATCCAACTCTCAAAGCGGTACCAAAATGAAAGAGACCGTCAGGAGAAAAACGGCCTCTACAGCGTCACAAAGAATCTTTCTGGCAATTGGCAGGTCGCGCGAAAAACCGATCAGGTGAAAACGGCATACGCCGCCGTCAATGGCCAATCAAACAACCTCGCCAAAGCCACCTGGCTGATGGGCAGCCACCTGGAGTTTGAGTTTGGTGATACCGTGCAGGAGTATTCACTGTTTCATAACCCCAGCGTCGGCGGCCCCGGCGATACTTGGGAGTCACTGCAGGATAAACTCGGCTTCACCACACCGGTGACCCAGGCCTTTGCTAAGGTCCTCGCCAACACACAACAAAACGGCCACAGCACCGATTGGCTAGTGCACAGCCAGGGCGCCATCATCTTCTCCGAGGCGGTGCGCTATCTGCTCAACGGCAATAGCAGCTCTGCCATCACCAGCCTCCAATTTAACGGCCTACGTCATCCGGAGCGGGGCAGCTTACTCGATAAACAGCGTGTCGCCCTGCACGGTAACGCCAACAACAACCTGCGCAGTGGCTTGCTGTTTAAACGTGCCGGGGTAGATGTCATCGCTATCCGCGCCCACGATTACGACCTGGTAAGCAATATCGTCGGTAAGAATACAGTCAATCCACGAAAGCTGTTAGGCTCTATCGTGTATGCTAACCATGTCTTTAACGGCTCTATCGCACAGAGCCCGCACACCACCACGCAGAGCATGGCTAGCTGGCAATTCAACATGGCTCACGGACCGGGCCGAGGGCGTAACCCCCTGCAGCAAGCCTTACATAACGGCCGCCAAGCCATCGACAACACCAAGGATACGGTGAAAGCCTTAACAAACTATCTGTCATGAACCCCTTACTTCACACATTACTGGTCATTGTTATGCTCTCTTTTATTCGTCAGGCCCTCGGCATGGGCAGCACCGCCCCTGCCCCACTCACCGCCCCACGTTATGTTGACCTTGGCGGCAACCAATTTCAGTTCGCGCTGCCGGAGGATTTCAGCCGCGATATGCCCGCAGAACCCCTGGTTACCCAGTTAAATGTTGACGATGCCAGCCGCTTTACGCCACCCAATCACGGCCTATTATTGCAACGCTGGTGGGATATCAAACAGCCAGGCTGGTTCGGCAAAAACCTCGGCACGATTATGCTATCGATCAACGTGCTACCAAAACCGCAGAACACAGAACAGCTGCTAGACGATAGCCCGTACGGTCTGCACGACCGGCTCGGCTTTATGCTGATGCTGAATCAAGTCCTCTACGAGCGCTACCCCGACAGCCGTATTTTTAAAGACGGTGAGCCCCCCCTGTACTCACCGTCAGCGTTCGTCTTCATGCTCGGCGCGAAGTTACAAAGCGGCTTTCGTAATCAAACCGCTAACCAGCAACAATGGACGCGTTATGATGTTTCCGGCCCGGAGGCTCTCATTATTGCCAATTACGCCATCCCGCTGACGCCAGGTTGTTTTTTAGAGGCATCGTTTCACTACAGCCCAAACCGTCATATTCCCCCGCGACTCTTTGGTGACATCGCCTTCGAGAAGATGCGTCCGGTGATCGAGAGTTTTGCCATCCAATACAAGGCAGATAACCCGATGCAGGCGGTGGTCGGCGGGCAATGGCTGGAGCAAACCCCGGACCAGGTGCTGCAACAGCACGAGACGGTCATCGGGCCGCGCCTGTTCGGCGAGCAGAGTTATCGTGGCATGCTTGAGCACCGAGCGCTGCTGCTAGAGTAATCACGCAGGCGTAATCGGTCTTTGTTCACTAAGCTTGTCAATGCCTCGCTGAGTGCCGACGCCGTCAAAGCGACACAGCAGGATGGTGCGAGGTGTATAATGGAAGGGACTAGCAGGCCGTTTGAGACAGGCGGCAGCGCACGGGGGTATACAACGATGATCAAGACACGCAGAGACACCGTTACCGAGGCCGACTATACCATTGTCGACTATGGCTGGGATGATCGCTTGGCGGGCAAGCGGGAGACAGACAACCCCTACCCGATCAATAACTGGAAG
Above is a window of Sinobacterium caligoides DNA encoding:
- a CDS encoding VPLPA-CTERM sorting domain-containing protein; the protein is MKKLLMATMISLAASAQAEIITFDMQVLDVITQGGEAISANEGAIFAELDIDTDIGEGELFGINSFSMTYVEALTVEESFQGDEQVHIAHTYEQGSRYTFNTTSFDIEDRDEGELDGFAYLAFTGGADSGEMSSFDGGYNCQSSSAAVEGCEGVSGTAIDAYGLVLLVHWVESEPTILDFLVFTDITTGGAYSEKLSFFYGTGAFVAWGSAQPISDIADELEPTTSPSPSEPSSQGIVVDCDINWSQMCENLPVSQVPVPGAVWLFSSALAGFGILARRRNRIAS
- a CDS encoding VPLPA-CTERM sorting domain-containing protein, yielding MKKLLLVSLLGLAANAQAFTLPFIMQVDSVEAAQGTGELVGERFVYGELDMTINEEGDFLVAGGIDSFELTHVVPLHIQETYQIAGFTTTIHHRYEAGSGYTFEPFAEYTEAVVDDDNDTFVYTYRSGEVLNDGNDVASFAGGYGCQSDPEWLDACSELSGPSIDGVKLDLTFNYRESVDFGLYDLIDITLETYDVRTGMNSGVTTTSYSLYTLIHDDDHYYEYFPGPADEVSSVPLPGAVWLFGSAIAGLGFVSRRKARKVA